In Saccharomonospora marina XMU15, one genomic interval encodes:
- a CDS encoding 2-hydroxyacid dehydrogenase, with amino-acid sequence MSARAILAAGDDFVLTRLFAEQLREQVGGQRQVRELTLPWPARPFGTVGEVREASGDEDELIAALSGADIAVTHLAPFTEKVFANAPDLRLLVVSRGGPVNVNLDAATRHGVVVCYAPGRNADAVAEFTVGLLIATCRNLAAGHAELAQGRWGGHYYEYRHAGFEIGGSTVGLVGYGAIGSRVARLLAAFGAKVLAYDPYVGEDDVEPGITRLTDLAELLRQSRVVSLHQRVTAQTRGMIGAAELALLPPGAVLINTARGAVLDYDALCDALDSGHLAAAGLDVYPDEPLPERARLLSTPNVVLSPHVAGCSREVAQRAARICAAEVGRWTRGEPVAHCANPAVLAGT; translated from the coding sequence ATGAGCGCGCGAGCGATCCTCGCCGCGGGCGACGACTTCGTGCTCACCCGGCTGTTCGCCGAGCAGCTGCGGGAACAGGTCGGAGGGCAACGGCAGGTCCGCGAACTCACGCTGCCGTGGCCTGCCCGGCCGTTCGGCACGGTCGGCGAGGTGCGGGAAGCCTCCGGAGACGAGGACGAGTTGATCGCCGCGCTCTCCGGAGCCGACATCGCGGTCACTCACCTGGCGCCGTTCACCGAGAAGGTGTTCGCGAACGCGCCGGATTTGCGGCTGCTGGTGGTGTCGCGGGGCGGTCCGGTGAACGTCAATCTCGACGCCGCGACCAGGCACGGGGTCGTGGTGTGTTACGCGCCCGGCCGCAACGCCGACGCCGTCGCCGAGTTCACCGTGGGGCTGCTGATCGCCACCTGCCGCAACCTCGCAGCCGGGCACGCGGAACTGGCGCAGGGCCGCTGGGGCGGGCACTACTACGAGTACCGGCACGCCGGGTTCGAGATCGGCGGTTCCACCGTGGGTCTCGTGGGCTACGGGGCCATCGGCTCGCGGGTGGCACGGTTGCTCGCCGCCTTCGGGGCGAAGGTGCTGGCCTACGACCCGTACGTGGGTGAAGACGACGTCGAACCGGGCATCACCCGGCTGACCGACCTGGCGGAGCTGCTGCGGCAGTCGCGTGTGGTCAGCCTGCACCAGCGGGTCACAGCGCAAACCCGGGGGATGATCGGCGCCGCGGAGCTGGCGCTGCTGCCACCCGGCGCGGTGTTGATCAACACCGCGCGTGGTGCGGTGCTCGACTACGACGCGTTGTGCGACGCGTTGGACAGCGGACACCTCGCCGCCGCCGGTCTCGACGTCTACCCCGACGAACCGCTGCCGGAAAGGGCGCGGTTGCTTTCGACCCCGAACGTGGTGCTCTCGCCGCACGTCGCGGGCTGCAGCAGGGAGGTGGCGCAGCGGGCGGCGCGGATCTGCGCCGCGGAGGTGGGCCGCTGGACGCGAGGCGAGCCAGTCGCGCACTGCGCCAACCCGGCCGTGCTCGCGGGAACCTGA
- a CDS encoding glycerol-3-phosphate dehydrogenase/oxidase, with amino-acid sequence MSTDRSSLNPSQRETALRDMSQREFDLVVIGGGVTGVGTALDAVSRGLSVALLEAGDLAEGTSSRSGKVFHGGLRYLEQLNFSLVKEALTERDLMVDRLCPHLVSPERFLFPFTRRRQRPYVGAGVLLYDLLRLTGTRSVAGHRHLSRAAVLREMPALDPEPITGGVQYHDVRVDDARHTMMVARTAARLGARIATRARAVGMLVEGGRVRGVRVRDERGGTELTVRARAVVNAAGVWAEAVQELAGESSIAVTAAKGIHLVVPGEAINSRTGLIAKTADSVFIIRRWFDHWLLGTTDTMWDHARSQPVATRSDVDYLLDQANRWLRTPLSYDDVVGVYAGLRPLVSGKGSATARLSRDHVVTERPRGLFTVVGGKYTTYRVMARDAVDAAARRLERPVPHSVTDRLPIIGAAGYPALLNQRRTLAAEAGLDERRIDHLLGRYGALTTELLDLIARQPELGGPVAGAPGYLAAELHYAAAHEGADTLEDVLTRRTRVFMETPDRGGAAATHAADVVGDVLGWDDARRKDEVEAYRVARSAEQRGTQARSDAEAVAALRAAQAERP; translated from the coding sequence ATGAGTACGGACCGGTCCAGCCTGAACCCGTCGCAGCGCGAAACCGCACTGCGCGACATGTCGCAGCGGGAGTTCGACCTCGTGGTGATCGGCGGCGGAGTCACCGGCGTCGGCACGGCGCTCGACGCGGTGAGCCGGGGCCTTTCGGTTGCCCTGCTGGAGGCAGGTGACCTGGCCGAAGGTACCTCGTCGCGGTCGGGCAAGGTGTTCCACGGCGGGCTGCGTTACCTGGAGCAGTTGAACTTCTCCCTGGTGAAGGAAGCGCTCACCGAGCGCGACCTGATGGTGGATCGGCTCTGCCCACACCTGGTGTCGCCGGAGCGGTTCCTGTTCCCGTTCACCCGCCGCAGGCAGCGGCCCTACGTCGGGGCGGGGGTGCTGCTGTACGACCTGCTGCGGCTCACCGGAACGCGGAGTGTGGCCGGGCACCGGCATCTGTCGCGTGCCGCGGTGTTGCGTGAGATGCCCGCGCTCGACCCCGAACCCATCACCGGCGGGGTGCAGTACCACGATGTCCGCGTCGACGACGCCAGGCACACCATGATGGTGGCCAGGACCGCCGCGCGGCTCGGCGCGCGGATCGCCACGCGGGCACGTGCGGTGGGGATGCTCGTGGAAGGTGGTCGGGTCCGTGGTGTCCGGGTCCGCGACGAGCGCGGCGGCACCGAGTTGACCGTCCGCGCCCGCGCGGTGGTGAACGCCGCCGGGGTGTGGGCCGAAGCGGTGCAGGAGTTGGCGGGCGAATCGAGCATCGCGGTGACCGCGGCCAAAGGTATCCACCTCGTCGTTCCCGGCGAGGCGATCAACTCCAGGACGGGGCTCATCGCCAAGACCGCAGACAGCGTCTTCATCATCCGGCGCTGGTTCGACCACTGGCTGCTGGGCACCACCGACACCATGTGGGACCACGCGAGGTCGCAACCCGTGGCGACCCGGTCGGACGTGGACTACCTGCTCGACCAGGCGAACCGCTGGCTGCGGACACCGCTTTCGTACGACGACGTCGTCGGCGTGTACGCGGGGCTTCGCCCACTGGTGAGCGGCAAGGGTTCGGCGACGGCGAGGCTGTCCCGCGACCACGTGGTCACGGAACGGCCTCGCGGGCTGTTCACCGTGGTCGGCGGCAAGTACACGACCTACCGGGTGATGGCGCGCGACGCGGTGGACGCGGCGGCGCGACGGCTGGAGCGCCCCGTGCCGCACTCGGTGACCGATCGGTTGCCGATCATCGGTGCGGCCGGGTATCCGGCGTTGCTCAACCAGCGGCGCACGCTGGCGGCCGAGGCGGGGCTCGACGAGCGGCGCATCGACCACCTGCTCGGGCGCTACGGCGCGTTGACGACGGAACTGCTCGACCTGATCGCACGGCAGCCAGAACTCGGCGGGCCGGTGGCGGGCGCACCCGGCTATCTCGCCGCCGAACTGCACTACGCGGCGGCGCACGAGGGGGCCGACACTCTGGAGGACGTGCTGACGCGGCGAACGCGAGTGTTCATGGAGACACCTGACCGTGGCGGCGCGGCGGCAACGCACGCCGCCGACGTCGTCGGGGACGTGCTCGGTTGGGACGACGCGCGCCGCAAGGACGAGGTGGAGGCATACCGGGTGGCACGCAGCGCCGAGCAGCGTGGCACGCAGGCGCGTTCCGACGCCGAGGCGGTCGCGGCGTTGCGGGCCGCACAGGCGGAACGACCCTGA
- a CDS encoding ABC transporter ATP-binding protein produces MSDLTLLNVRKTYRTKGRPEVHAVRGFDLRVRGGELVGLLGPSGCGKSTTLRMIAGLEEVTGGDILVAGRSMVGLPPQRRNIGVAFENYALYPPLTVEENIAFGLRARGKRDRKARVADVAGRIGLTDILQARPAGLSSGQKQRVALARAVARQPEVLLLDEPLSHLDAAQRDTTRRELRHLQQELGYTTILVTHDQEEALSLADRVVVMNEGTVQQVGTPDEIYDDPANLFVAQFVGEPPMNLLDGKLQPAGDVRLAPEVTPEVTLRVPVRDPRQADVTLGVRPEDVALTGQADADLSGTVLVHEDLLEYGLLTVEVPGLRQRLVAQTEPGLILRPGENVWLSLHRERVYLFESESGERIR; encoded by the coding sequence ATGAGTGACCTCACGCTGCTGAACGTACGCAAGACCTACCGCACCAAGGGGCGGCCCGAGGTGCACGCGGTGCGTGGCTTCGACCTGCGGGTGCGTGGCGGTGAACTCGTCGGTCTGCTGGGACCCTCCGGCTGCGGCAAGTCGACGACGCTACGCATGATCGCGGGTCTTGAGGAGGTGACCGGCGGCGACATCCTCGTGGCGGGCCGCTCGATGGTCGGGTTGCCCCCGCAGCGCCGCAACATCGGTGTGGCTTTCGAGAACTACGCGCTCTACCCGCCGCTGACGGTGGAGGAGAACATCGCCTTCGGCCTGCGGGCGCGAGGCAAACGCGACCGCAAGGCGCGCGTCGCCGACGTCGCGGGCCGCATCGGGCTCACCGACATCCTGCAGGCGCGGCCCGCAGGGCTGTCGTCGGGGCAAAAGCAGCGCGTCGCTTTGGCGCGGGCCGTCGCGAGGCAGCCGGAGGTGTTGCTGCTTGACGAGCCGCTTTCCCATCTGGACGCCGCCCAACGCGACACGACCAGGCGCGAACTGCGCCACCTGCAGCAGGAACTCGGCTACACCACCATCCTCGTCACGCACGACCAGGAGGAGGCGTTGAGCCTGGCCGACCGGGTCGTGGTGATGAACGAGGGCACGGTGCAGCAGGTCGGCACACCCGACGAGATCTACGACGACCCCGCGAACCTGTTCGTCGCGCAGTTCGTCGGCGAGCCGCCGATGAACCTGCTCGACGGCAAGCTGCAACCGGCAGGGGACGTGCGACTCGCCCCCGAGGTGACCCCCGAGGTGACACTGCGGGTGCCCGTTCGCGACCCGAGGCAGGCCGACGTCACGCTCGGCGTACGCCCGGAGGACGTCGCGCTCACCGGGCAGGCCGACGCCGACCTCTCGGGCACCGTCTTGGTCCACGAGGACCTGCTGGAGTACGGCCTGCTGACCGTCGAGGTGCCGGGGCTGCGGCAGCGGCTGGTCGCGCAGACCGAACCAGGCCTGATCCTGCGCCCCGGTGAGAACGTCTGGCTGTCGCTGCACCGCGAGCGCGTGTACCTGTTCGAATCCGAGAGCGGGGAGCGGATCCGATGA
- a CDS encoding class II aldolase/adducin family protein — protein sequence MTDVTGETGETGTAELLDLTRTLGQPERDLVVLAEGNTAMRTGDGSMLVKASGSRMGTATPTDFVEVATRPLVELVTSAVTDDRAVNRALLDARHDPDAPTPSMEALLHALCVEEAGADVVAHTHPVALNSILCSDQAGELVAGPLFPDQVVVMGRHQVLVPYADPGLALARAVRTRLLRHLDEHGQPPKVVYLANHGIFVLAASAKDALATTEMTVKTARILSGALAVGKPTRLDQEQAERIDTRPDELHRRRRLETNA from the coding sequence GTGACCGACGTGACCGGTGAGACCGGCGAGACCGGGACTGCCGAACTGCTGGACCTGACCCGCACCCTGGGGCAGCCGGAACGCGACCTCGTCGTGCTCGCGGAGGGCAACACCGCCATGCGCACCGGCGACGGGTCGATGCTGGTCAAGGCGAGCGGGTCGAGGATGGGCACCGCCACCCCGACCGACTTCGTCGAGGTCGCGACCCGCCCACTGGTGGAGCTGGTGACATCGGCGGTCACCGACGACCGTGCGGTGAACCGGGCGTTGCTGGACGCTCGGCACGATCCCGACGCGCCGACACCCTCGATGGAGGCGCTACTGCACGCGCTGTGCGTGGAGGAGGCCGGAGCCGACGTCGTGGCACACACCCACCCGGTCGCGCTCAACTCCATCCTGTGCTCCGACCAGGCCGGGGAACTCGTGGCCGGGCCGCTGTTCCCGGATCAGGTCGTCGTGATGGGAAGGCACCAGGTGCTGGTGCCCTACGCCGACCCAGGCCTCGCGCTCGCGCGAGCGGTGCGCACCCGGCTGCTGCGTCACCTCGACGAGCACGGTCAGCCGCCGAAGGTCGTCTACCTGGCCAACCACGGCATCTTCGTGCTGGCAGCAAGTGCCAAGGACGCGCTCGCGACCACCGAGATGACCGTCAAGACCGCGCGAATCCTTTCCGGCGCGCTCGCCGTCGGCAAACCCACCCGGCTCGACCAGGAACAGGCCGAGCGCATCGACACCAGGCCGGACGAGTTGCACCGCAGGCGCCGGCTCGAAACCAACGCCTGA
- a CDS encoding FGGY-family carbohydrate kinase gives MYLGIDIGTSVTKAALFGEGGQVLAFASHPTRLESPRRGWFEQRPDDVLDSVATVTRDVVARAGRAPRLLGLTGQGDGVWLAGEDGRPVRPAVSWLDSRAAGVLRRWMHSGVVEQAFRRTGNTMFPGAAAPVLAWLDEHEPASLDRAATAGYCKDLVMQRLTGVRATDVSDASLPFLDPVSRQYRADVLAMCGLSHRLDLLAPVARPSVTGALTPEAAALLGLGEGTPVAAGPFDLPACALGSGVTRPGEGHLIVGTTLACQVLVDSVDTAGEPAGMTLSTGTGDRWLRAMPAMVGTAALDWVLGLVGETHDALDGMLDACPPGAGGVTCLPYFSPSGERAPFVDPSATAAFDGLSLQTSGADLVRATCEAVAFAARHCFDAAGLDGDVAMCGGGTRSSRWLRMFADVLARPVRLAPQPETGARGAALAAARAFGDELDEAVWTAPMAVIEPDPDNAARYEDGYRDYRARVDAARGSWKEQW, from the coding sequence ATGTATCTCGGCATCGATATCGGTACCTCGGTGACGAAGGCCGCCCTGTTCGGTGAGGGCGGGCAGGTACTCGCGTTCGCCAGCCACCCAACGCGGTTGGAGTCGCCGAGGCGGGGCTGGTTCGAGCAGCGGCCCGACGACGTCCTCGACTCGGTCGCCACCGTCACGCGCGATGTGGTGGCCCGCGCGGGTCGCGCGCCGAGGCTGCTGGGACTGACCGGGCAGGGCGACGGGGTGTGGCTGGCCGGAGAGGACGGCAGGCCGGTGCGCCCCGCCGTGTCCTGGTTGGACTCCCGTGCGGCGGGCGTGCTGCGGCGCTGGATGCACAGCGGGGTGGTGGAGCAGGCGTTCCGGCGGACGGGCAACACGATGTTCCCCGGAGCCGCCGCTCCCGTGCTGGCCTGGCTGGACGAGCACGAGCCCGCATCGCTGGACCGCGCGGCGACCGCGGGCTACTGCAAGGACCTGGTCATGCAGCGACTCACCGGGGTGCGGGCCACCGACGTCTCGGATGCTTCGCTTCCGTTCCTCGACCCGGTCAGCCGCCAGTACCGGGCCGACGTCCTCGCGATGTGCGGGCTTTCGCACCGCTTGGACCTGCTGGCGCCGGTAGCGCGGCCGTCGGTCACGGGAGCGCTGACACCGGAGGCGGCCGCCCTGCTCGGGCTGGGCGAGGGCACGCCGGTCGCCGCGGGGCCGTTCGACCTCCCGGCCTGCGCGCTGGGTTCCGGCGTGACCCGGCCCGGCGAGGGACACCTGATCGTCGGTACCACGCTCGCCTGCCAGGTGCTGGTGGACAGCGTGGACACGGCAGGGGAGCCCGCGGGCATGACGCTGTCCACCGGCACCGGTGACCGCTGGCTCAGGGCGATGCCCGCGATGGTCGGCACAGCGGCGCTGGACTGGGTGCTCGGCCTCGTCGGTGAGACCCACGACGCGCTGGACGGCATGCTCGACGCCTGCCCACCCGGAGCGGGCGGTGTGACGTGCCTGCCGTACTTCTCCCCTTCCGGGGAACGCGCTCCGTTCGTGGACCCGTCGGCCACCGCGGCTTTCGATGGGCTCAGCCTGCAGACGAGCGGGGCGGACCTGGTCCGCGCGACGTGTGAGGCGGTCGCTTTCGCCGCACGGCACTGCTTCGACGCCGCGGGCCTCGACGGCGACGTCGCGATGTGTGGTGGCGGTACTCGCAGCAGCCGGTGGTTGCGGATGTTCGCGGATGTGCTCGCGAGGCCGGTCAGGCTTGCGCCGCAACCGGAGACCGGTGCGCGTGGCGCGGCACTGGCCGCCGCGCGTGCGTTCGGCGACGAACTGGACGAGGCGGTGTGGACGGCACCGATGGCCGTGATCGAGCCCGATCCCGACAACGCCGCCCGGTACGAGGACGGCTACCGCGACTACCGCGCGCGAGTGGACGCCGCGCGCGGCAGCTGGAAGGAGCAGTGGTGA
- a CDS encoding dihydroxyacetone kinase family protein: protein MTRLYNDPARFSDDMVDGFVAAYDRYVRRVPNASGVLRASAPRPNKVSVVIGGGSGHYPAFCGLVGPGFADGAVIGDIFTSPSAEQAYLVGKAADAGAGVLFSYGNYGGDVMNFGLAQQRLREEGIDCRTVLVTDDIASASADSRQQRRGIAGDFCVFKAAGAAADRGEPIAEVERIAGKANEWTHTLGVAFAGCTLPGRREPLFTVDTEKMELGLGIHGEPGVRTVERLSAEELAGVLVETVLRERPEAADGRAAVLLNGLGATKYEELFVVWKAVAAELAASGVELVSPEVGELVTSLDMAGCSLTLHWLDDELAGLWQAPADTPAFRRGEVPHLAPTATAATTAVGDALAAAPESPGTTVIGEPARRAAEVVRGCLAAMADVVEREESYLGDIDAVAGDGDHGRGMLRGLRAARAAADDAALGAGGALRAAGAAWADRSGGSSGVLWGALLREIGAVVGDGDLPAAATVVDAVRRGAEVVARLGGAAVGDKTMLDALVPFADALAQRVADGAELPVAWRAAAEIAHAAAEATSELRPRVGRARPLAQRSVGTPDPGAVSFALCARAAGEVLGVRG, encoded by the coding sequence ATGACTCGCCTCTACAACGACCCGGCGCGGTTCAGCGACGACATGGTCGACGGGTTCGTCGCCGCCTACGACCGGTACGTGCGGCGCGTGCCGAACGCGTCCGGGGTGCTGCGGGCCTCGGCCCCGCGACCGAACAAGGTCAGCGTGGTGATCGGAGGAGGCTCCGGACACTACCCCGCATTCTGCGGGCTCGTCGGCCCCGGCTTCGCCGACGGTGCGGTGATCGGCGACATCTTCACCTCACCCTCCGCCGAGCAGGCCTACCTCGTGGGCAAGGCGGCCGACGCCGGTGCGGGAGTGTTGTTCAGCTACGGCAACTACGGCGGTGACGTGATGAACTTCGGCCTCGCGCAGCAACGGCTGCGCGAGGAGGGCATCGACTGCCGGACCGTGCTCGTCACCGACGACATCGCCTCCGCCTCCGCCGACAGCAGGCAGCAGCGGCGCGGCATAGCGGGAGACTTCTGCGTCTTCAAGGCCGCGGGAGCCGCGGCCGACCGTGGCGAGCCGATCGCCGAGGTGGAGCGGATAGCAGGCAAGGCCAACGAGTGGACCCACACCCTCGGTGTGGCGTTCGCGGGCTGCACGCTGCCGGGTAGGCGGGAGCCACTGTTCACGGTGGACACAGAGAAGATGGAACTGGGCCTCGGCATTCACGGCGAGCCGGGGGTGCGCACCGTCGAGCGGCTCAGCGCGGAGGAACTCGCCGGTGTGCTCGTCGAAACCGTGCTGCGGGAGCGACCCGAGGCCGCCGACGGGCGCGCGGCGGTGCTGCTCAACGGCCTCGGCGCCACCAAGTACGAGGAACTCTTCGTGGTGTGGAAGGCGGTCGCGGCCGAACTCGCCGCCTCGGGGGTGGAACTCGTCTCTCCCGAGGTGGGCGAGCTGGTCACCAGCCTCGACATGGCCGGCTGCTCGCTGACCCTGCACTGGCTCGACGACGAGTTGGCGGGGTTGTGGCAGGCGCCCGCCGACACGCCCGCGTTTCGGCGGGGGGAGGTGCCACACCTGGCGCCCACCGCCACCGCCGCCACCACCGCCGTCGGCGATGCCCTGGCCGCAGCTCCGGAGTCGCCGGGCACCACCGTGATCGGCGAGCCCGCACGCAGGGCGGCGGAGGTGGTGCGCGGCTGCCTCGCCGCGATGGCGGACGTGGTCGAGCGTGAAGAGTCCTATCTCGGTGACATCGACGCTGTGGCAGGCGACGGTGACCACGGGCGCGGAATGCTTCGGGGACTGCGTGCCGCCCGCGCGGCGGCCGACGACGCCGCGCTCGGCGCGGGCGGTGCGCTGCGCGCCGCGGGTGCGGCATGGGCCGACCGCAGCGGGGGTTCCTCCGGTGTGCTCTGGGGTGCGTTGCTGCGGGAGATCGGTGCGGTGGTGGGTGACGGCGACTTGCCCGCGGCCGCCACGGTGGTCGATGCCGTGCGCCGTGGCGCCGAGGTGGTCGCGCGGTTGGGAGGCGCGGCGGTGGGGGACAAGACGATGCTGGACGCGCTGGTGCCGTTCGCCGACGCGTTGGCGCAGCGCGTCGCCGACGGCGCCGAACTGCCCGTGGCGTGGCGGGCCGCGGCGGAGATCGCGCACGCGGCGGCGGAGGCGACCAGCGAACTGCGCCCACGCGTGGGCAGGGCGCGGCCGCTGGCGCAACGCAGTGTCGGCACACCCGATCCGGGGGCGGTGTCGTTCGCGCTGTGCGCCCGCGCGGCAGGCGAGGTGCTGGGGGTGCGCGGATGA
- a CDS encoding RpiB/LacA/LacB family sugar-phosphate isomerase: MSADRWRVGVGADDAGLEYKNAILSDLRADARVEFVEDFGVRSGEKTPYPRIGLAVAEAVAAGRLDRGVLICGTGIGMAISANKVGGVRATTVHDSYSCERSVLSNDCQIITFGQRVVGLELARRLVREWLGYVFDPSSPSRDKVGVISDYERRTGAPRMETRR, translated from the coding sequence ATGAGCGCCGACCGCTGGCGGGTCGGCGTCGGGGCCGACGACGCCGGGCTCGAGTACAAGAACGCGATCCTTTCGGATCTGCGAGCCGACGCGAGGGTCGAGTTCGTCGAGGACTTCGGAGTGCGTTCGGGTGAAAAGACGCCGTACCCTCGGATCGGGCTTGCCGTGGCCGAAGCCGTGGCTGCGGGTCGGCTCGACCGGGGGGTGCTCATCTGCGGTACCGGCATCGGCATGGCCATCAGTGCGAACAAGGTCGGCGGTGTTCGCGCGACCACGGTGCACGACAGCTACTCGTGTGAGAGGTCCGTGCTGTCCAACGACTGCCAGATCATCACGTTCGGTCAACGCGTCGTCGGGCTTGAGCTGGCTCGCAGGCTTGTGCGGGAATGGCTGGGCTACGTGTTCGATCCGTCCTCGCCCTCGCGCGACAAAGTGGGCGTGATCAGCGACTACGAACGGCGCACCGGTGCACCGCGAATGGAGACTCGACGATGA